In a genomic window of Balaenoptera ricei isolate mBalRic1 chromosome 3, mBalRic1.hap2, whole genome shotgun sequence:
- the LOC132363908 gene encoding mitochondrial import receptor subunit TOM7 homolog — protein MVKLSKEAKRRLQQLFKGGQFAIRWGFIPLVIYLGLKRGADPGMPEPTVLSLLWG, from the coding sequence ATGGTAAAGCTGAGCAAAGAGGCCAAGCGGAGGCTGCAGCAGCTTTTCAAGGGAGGCCAGTTTGCCATCCGCTGGGGCTTTATTCCTCTCGTGATTTACCTGGGATTGAAGAGGGGTGCAGATCCTGGAATGCCTGAACCAACTGTTTTGAGCTTACTCTGGGGATAA